AGGaacatcttgttccaaccccctgccatgggcagagacaccttccacgatcccaggctgctccaagccccatccaacctggccttggacacttccaggatggGGCAACCACAATGCCTGTCCTTCCCTATTCCAATGCCTCACCACAATCCAAGAATTCTTCCTAATGAAAGCAATGAGAGGGAGGTGTCTTTACAAACAGTGAGCCTGATGGTAGAGTAAGCCAGATACTGATAGGTGAAAGAAGCAATGAAGGGAACCAAAAATTCCAGAGGAATTCCACTAATTGACACAGACTGCTGCTTACCCAAGGATGTGATAAATTCCTGGACTTACAGAAAAAGAGCAGGATACACATTAGAAGAGGCTCTGTATTAGGTGAGTTgggaagtctgtacctctcaagtacTTCAGCCACTGGGgaaagagagggggaaatgcAGCCAGGAAATTAGGATAGAAAGGAGGCTGCATCCCACCGCAATTTGAGAGACCTCATGGGAAATACttcatggcctctccctttattccaATAAAGCTACAGAACTTTATTTACCCCTCTGTCTCCTTTCTGGACATTAACCATGAATTAATTTCCTGACACTAAtctctaatctaaacctactctctgtcagtgtgaacccattcccccttgtcctgtcactacatgctctaATAAACAGCCTTGCCGCATCTTTCCGCTAagctcccttcaggcactggaaagcCACAGTGAGTCACCCCAAggctcctcttctccaggctgaacaatcccagctctcccagcccttcctcgCAGGCGGGGCGCTCCATCGCTCCGACCACCCCGCTGCCTGCTCTGGGCCCGGCTCAGCGTGTGACGGCCCGCACAGAGGCCGTGTCCAGCCGCGCTGATcccggccgcgctcccggccccgggggcgggcggaggcggcggcaCACGGCGGCGGAGCAGGCGCGGAGGGCCCAGGCCGCGGCGGAGAGCGCGGGCCCCGCCGCCCAGGCCCGGCGCTCCGCGGCCGGCACAGCTGAGGGCGGGCCGGGCCCCTCCTCCGCCGCCACGGCTGTTTCCTGCGCGGCCGGCGGAGAGCCGGGCGCTGCCGGCGCAGGTAGGcgggggagagagggaggagggaaggaagggcgCGGCGGAGGTGGCTGTGTCCGTGAGGGCCCCGCGCCCCGGGCAGCGCCGTCGGCCCGCGGGGTTCGCGGGTgcggccgccggggccgcgctgccCCGGGGAGGGAGCGCGGGGGAGCCGCCCCAGCGCCTGCGGCCGGGCCGGACCGGGACCTGGGGCCGTGGTTCGGTGCGGCGCTAATGCCCCTAAAGACCTTCAGGCCCCACGGAACTCCCCTTCCGCTGCACAGAATCCCCGAGTCATTATGGTGGGAAGGGAGCTCTGAGAGCATCCAGCCCAAccctcctgcccaggcagggccaccccgagcaggtgacacaggagcgCGTCTAGGTGGGTTTTCAGTGAGCATCTCATTCCTCATTTCTCCAAGTCACACTGCGGCTGGAGCAATGGTTCAGCgacagcaaaactgaaattgacagggaaataaataaagaaatagctATAGTGTAATTAAATTTCGGCTATTTCAAAGGAtttataattacattttgtGCTCAACCTATTTTAGtcataacatttttaataaattttaaagtattcagAACATGTTGATTAATGAGATTAAGTTTTATGATTTTGCAATGAGTCAGGGAAAACATCTTTAATTTTCAGGCTTTGTTCAGGTTTTGAAGGTATCACCACCGTGTGCTGTGCTAACTACCTCTACAggggaacagctctgctgtcagctcatttctctttcttacCTGAAAGTCTCATTATTGGCTTCAGTATCAGCTAGTTGATGAAAGCGACCAGTAACTTTTTTGAATACAGCCTTCAAAATGGAGAAACTGGCtaggaaatgaggggaaaattcCCTTTTAGTTTATAATTAGAAGGACAATGAATGAGGTCTATAAAAATTCAAGGGCAGAAGGAGTTATGGCCAGTCTTTGACAGATGCTTTGTGATTTAGCAGACCAGGTAAGCTGGGTATCCTAAGTGCCTAGACAGGTTAGATGCCAAATTTCCTTTTATCTCAGTGGAATGAGATAATTCCTATTGAATATTTACCTGTCTTTTTAGGCATCTAAGAACCTTGTAAAACCAGCTTCTAGGTCTCTAGAAGTAGTTTGCTCATCTAAAGAGTAAATTTGTTACCTCTTGTGCTAAATAAACCAATTAGGTGCTTTGATTATATTACACGCTTtgataaatacagaaaagaagagCAATGCTCTCAAGGCCTGAGTCCttaaaaaacaatattaaaatgcTCTTTTGAATTCAGGTTGTCTAGCAAATAGAAGAGTTTCTTACCATCTCTTCATATAGTTGAAACTAAAAGAAATCTGAGTAAATATATAGTCAGTAACATATTATTACAGTAAATATTTGTAGATATAATGAATGCTCATGGTTAGGAAAGAAGAGTACGAAATGCTGGGGTGAGAATGGTGGTAAGCATATTTTAACTGTTATGCCACAAAGCAGGAGTAAACCCTTTctgagcaaaataaaagaaaattgcagagGCAGAACAGGTTCAAAATTAGTATATTGACTGGCTGCTGATGCCAATCACGATTTATGTCAGACAGACCATCTGCTGTGCAGGTTTCAAGTACTAGACCAGGCTCTAAAGGTAGGATTTTCAGAAAGTGATGGTTTAggagccagctgctgctcatgCTGACAGGATGTGTATGGACCAGTGATGAGATAGTCCTCCTTTGCAGATGGACTCAGTATCTTGAGTCCCTGTCTGTCCACCTGCTGTTATTGAAATAATTGATGGATTTCCAGCCTGTTCAATCAATCAGGTGATGTCTTCTTGCACATATTTGTGAAGTTGTGTTCTTTAGTCTGTCTCAGTGTGTGAGTACCTTGTGTTTGGATTTTCTCCAGTGCTGTTCTCATATTTCTTCTAAAAGGTTGCAGTTCATAGAGAGCTGTCACTGTACAGTTGAGACAGAAGAAATTGTCACCTCACATTCCTGTTCATCACCATATGGTGTCCACCATGATAGGGACAGCCACAGGTAGGACACATCTCTGTATCTccccaggtgggtttggaatgtgCTGTGTGGGTGGGATTTTGTGCTATGTGCCTGCAAGTGGCAGAGATGTTCCCTCAGTTTCTCAGGGAGAAGCTGTAAGGAGCAGTGAGGACAGCTCGCTGGTGGGGCAGGCTGGGTGCTGGTGAGAATGTCTCCTGTGTGGGCATTTGGGAAGAGGCTCATTTTTCTCTAAGTGGGATAGTGAGTGCAGGGATTGAAGGGCTTTTGCTTGTCTGAAGCCATCATTTGGTGAAGGGGGGCAGTAGGGTGATGAGatgggaatgttcacctgggAACAGCTGAAATGAGGTTCACACCATTGAATTACCTGGGAACCCTTTTCTATTATTCCTATTAGTAGCACTTTCAGTGAGTTGGGTACGATACtcttgttttaattctttctatggcatttttcttcttagGAAAACCTGCTGGTTGTAGGTTCAAAGTTGAGATGTTGTAACATGTTTCCTTTGGAtagggagagcaggagcattGCTCACTTTGTTCCCCTGTCCTTGGGGTGAAAGAGAGGCAGGGAGCATCAACTGAAGCACAGAATCTTAAGACTTGGGATCAATATTTGAGGAGACCACAAAGACACAAGGAAAGCAGCCATCAAActgcaataaaacaaaaacattgcaCAACAAAGTTTCGGTTCTCAGCAACTTCATGTTCTGGAACTCTTGGGATTGGTTTGTTTATTGAGGTGCTGAAGATTTTTGGTACCATGTGACATCAGTAGGAGCTGTGGGGACTTGGCACTTTTGAAAGCTGCACACAGTTTTATGGATGTTGATATTTCTATCCCTTTATTAGAACAAATCCAGTATTTTACAATCTTGATGTTTCCTAATGTCTGGGTGATTTCAGTAGGGAGCAATTTGTTAGTAGAATCAAATTGCACATTAAGTTACTTGTCAGTTACAACATCAgagtttataaatatttttggctATCGTGTGATTGTACCTCTAACACACAAAGTTTACAGCtccttctgtgctgttctggGGTTGGAGCCTTGCTCCTTTGTAGCACACTGGCATTTTGCAACAGGCCTGTCTTCCTCTTCTGCTTGCTTGTGATTCTGATCAGTAGGCTGATGTCAGCTGCAGCTTTGTGCTCCACATTCTTGTAGTTGGCTTCTTACAGACCTCACCAGTGTGTGAGGTGTTAGAGgtttgcagctgcagagctttaTAAGCCTTTTGTTTGATTTCCTGACTGAGCTGGCTGGCTGCTGACAGTTATTTAGGTGTTTTTTGGTAGGGGCTGCTTACCCTAATAGCAGGTTAAAGGCTTCTGTGGTGTCTCTGTGCTGCAATTGTTAGTGTATTGTCAAAATATCCTTTAATGGCCTGTGGTGTGTGGTTGAATAAATACCTGCTCACTGAAAATTGCCTGATTGATCATCTTGATTCTTGATTGAATTTTTTCAAGGAATTCATAATTCTGTGTGGCAAATGTAGGAATCTGGGATTACTTTACACGTTAGGTCATGGTGTATATTTCAGTGGCTCCCACTAGTGCTCTGTAtgtacagttttaaaaaaaacccttgtatGTGCTGTGCTTCAGGTACTGTGTTCACTAATGTTCTCTGCAGCACTTAAATTATAGTGAATATGACAAGAGATCTTAGACCTGTAAGAGTTTAGAGAAAATGAGTGTTCCTTGTGAAGTCTTTGAGAGTTTTGAGTGTGGTGCTCAAATCCAGAAATAAGCCAGACCCACTCTGCTATGCCAAGAACCTTTTTCAGTCAAGCCAAAAAGCCcaaataaatgttaattttgtgAGTGGAAATTTCCTTtgggggagttgtgggaggaATGAAATGGTCAGTAATTTAGTACGGAAAAACTACTTTCTGTTTCTTGAGTCCCAGTAAGTTTCTGCTTTATCTTGAGGCTCAAGTTCCAAATTTGCTTGTCACAGATTTGTACACCACCAGGCAGCAGTGTGATTACCATTTGCCTTATGGCCTGGCTGTTTTTAAGCTTTAAGTCAACTGCACTTTGAAGCTAGTTATTAAAGAGAGTTTTATTTATGCAGAGAAACCAAGGGTAGCTGGTCACCTTTGCACTGTGTCACCTTTGCCATGtcaccatggggacacctcTCAGTATTGGCCATGTGGAGGATGGTAATACAGGTGACTTTGGGCAGCCAGCTTAAACCCAGTGCTGGAACTTGGTGCTTCAGCTGCAGTCATGTCTGCATATAAAACATCATTGCACATCTGGTACAATTAGATTGCTTTAGGAAATTGTCGCACTCTCTCAGTTTGGGGGGGCAAAGCTGATTATTTTACTATTAGTGAGAGCCCTGTGTTGTCTGCTCTCCAACTTGTGTTGTCCCACCTATGCTGCAGAGCCTTCATCCTGGAGGGCTTCATGTGAGACATTGACTGAATTCTGCCCAGAAGGGAGATGCAAATTGTTTTCAGCACTTTGGGTTAGTCTGAGGACATGCCAAGGAGATGCAGCACAATCCCAAATCAGTGTCTGAGAGGAGGGGGTGAATCCTGCAGCACTTCATCAAACTGCTTGGGGCTGGTGTGAATGGCACTCTGAGTGGAAAGCTGCTCACCTTTTGTTAGAAGGgtaaaaacaaatgtttaattGTCTCTTTTTCCATCATGCCAGGGCCTGGCAGTGGGAGCTTACCAGTAGATatattttggggtgtttcccCACTGCTCTAGGACAGACAGAGCAGCCATTTGTTCCTGACTTGGAGCTTGAGCCCTATGGGATGAGATAATACGTACCTCTGGGAGCAGAGTgtgtggctctgctgtggctgccccgcACACTCTGCCACTCTGAGCCACTACTGTGTCATCAGCCtgccaaaaccccaaaagcagcaGTGGTAAAATGATGAACTTGGATGTTTCCTTTAGACTGGCACAAAGACGAATGAAGTAGTGAGAGAAATCAACtatttgattaattttctaCTGTGCCTCTTTGCAGCTATGGAGTATATGTGGtcccttcccaaaatccagttTTCTTCAGTGTCAGCAGTGCTTGGGTCCTGCAGTGACATGGGTGATTTGCAGTCAGCCATTTTAGTGCAAAATAAAGCTTTCTCTGTTGCAGTAGttaatttttaatgacaaaTAGTGTGATACCACTCCACTTTCACTTTGCACTGAGGAGATCTGTTCAGGAGAGACTCTGAAACAGGTTGGCTTGGCCTGAGATAATATTGCTCACACACTCTGGGATAAGAGGTTTTCTAGGGGCTGAAAAACCTCAAATGCTCATCTCTTCTATAGTGCTGACATTACATGTACAACAAGAAATCTGCAACTTGTGTgtatgtgattttatttttaattctattgaatacttttttgtttgtttctaattATCCCTGGAAGCCCTTTCCTCAGCTGGTGTGCATAGTGGGAAGTGTTTATgtggtgagcagcagcaccaagtGAATGAGGTGGAGAAGTTTTGGTCTTAGAGTGCTTGTTCTCAGGGACAGGTCTCTGTCCCTTGCTGAGGACATGTGGCAGCATTTTACAAGCTGGGATCCTGTGTCTCTGCTTACTCCTTTGTGAGACTCTTCTGGCATCTCTGCTCTGAGTCCTGACTGCCTTATCCATCCACCCATACATTTTTgctggcctggctccagagcaccTGAGCACTAAATGTCCCAGTACCAGGTCTCTCCTCCAACACTTCCTCAGGCACTTCTTGGTTGCTGCAGACAGCCTCCTGCCTTCAGAAATCAGCATGGAAGTGTTTAAGCATGTAATGTAACATGGAGAAGAACTGGTATGTGAAAATAACTGACGGATTTGTGGTAAAAATTAGGACAATGAGAAGATCCCTGACAGATTTGTCCGTTATAATCAGCTAGTTGTGGTAGAGTGAAGCTTTGTctttttcccagagctgtgtgtgatGCTGAACACACATGGGAATTGTTCAGGCCAACAGCAATGTACTGAAGAATTTGATTCTGTAGAACCTCTGAATTTGTTataaacccatttttttttctgtctgaggCCAGAAGTCTCATTGCAAACTGGCAGTAAGTGACCTTCAGCACTTACTGCAAGGCGTGGTCTTCTGAGAATCAAAAGAGAAAGTAgttcatattttctttgttcGTCCTTTAACACTAGGGTTTTTTCCAAATTGTATTAATGTAGTAGCTGGGTTTAGTCTCGGTTGTAGTGGTCAGAAGATAACTTAGAACATCTTTTGCAGGATTTGGAGACGCCGGGATGCCGATCCGTGTTGATGATGTGATGACGCTGCTCAACCATGTTGCCACGGTGAAGGGCATGAAAGCTGCTGTCACATGTTCTGGCCGGGGAGCAATGCTGACAGGTGCATCAGCATTTTTAGGGGGGATGCTGGGAGGCCCTCCTGGAATTGCTGTAGGTAAGTGTGCTTTGCTTTAGGAACAAGAGGGTGGATAAATCTTAGGCGTCAATACTTCCAGTGGCTTTTGCATTAAGTGCCCCTAAATCAGTTATTGATGTTCTCATAAAAGTCCCTTGAAGATGAATTCAGCCAACCTAGGCTTTCAAGTATTTCTGTGGTATCATGGGAAAAACTGCTAACTGAGTAAAAGCTGCAAATTAAGAGTTTTTGTCTAATGAAAAACTGCAtccctgtgtgtgcacagatgACATTTTAGCAACAGTTGCTGGGGGTGGCAGTTTTGGTGGCAGGGTCAGTTCTGCCACCTCTCCATTGTGAGGGTTCTctgtctccttccttccttcattcTGTCCGTCCCAGGCCCTGTGTGCTccgggcagtgctggcagccctgtgcagtgctgtgctgcactcacactgctgctggaggggagccctggagggctgctgggctgctttCTCAGCGGCCACAGGCACGTCAGCTGTACATGACCCATCCCTCTGCTGTTATCCTGACAGCCTGGGGCCTTCCACTTACCCGAGTGTGTCTTGTCCACTGGGGAGGGTGGGCTGTGCACGAGGTAGATGAAAGCCTGAATGTGTCTGATGGGATTGGTCTGTGAGCACCTGCAGGGGTGGCCTTCAGgtgtgtgggacactgcagtgTGTGACTCTTAAAGGAGCAGAAAGCCTTGACCAGTCTGGGAGGATCTGGTAAGAGACTTTTGACGCTGCTCAGGCAGTTGTTGGTCTGGTGTTTTCCTTGGGCAAGGTTTATTTAGCAGTAGAGCTTACCCTAAGAGAGTGTCCCAGGGagtgttttgtttctggtttcTAGCTTGAAGGCATTAGTTGATTGTATAAAGGGTTTCCTTATGATTGCTGTTGATgtaaagagtttttaaaaagccttgttGATGCTTTGAATACTGTGGATAAATCTAGTTATAGCAGACACAGATAACAGCTCTATGTTGATTTCTAATGCAGGTGAGGACATTGTTGGTGAAGCTGTGGATAGAATTCCAGGCTTTAACATTTATTGGTAAAGACTAATGATTCCCTGTGTTTCCTAGGAGGAGCAGTGGGTGGATTGATTGGATGGATCACTTCTGGACAGTTCAAGTCAGTCCCTCAGATTTTAATGGAATTGCCTGCTGCTGAGAAGCAGAAACTCTGTGCTGAAGCCATGGCTGTTGTCAAGAACTTAGACTGGACTGATGCTGCTCAGCTGATTGCTCTTGTAATGTCAAATTCTGCTCTCACGGACAAGGTATTAGGAGTGCTGACCACTTACCTTACCAATGAGCTAAAAGCACAACTAAAATATGGAGAATAATCCTCTAGGATTGTTAGAGCAGGATTTTTATGCTGGATTGCATTTTACTCCCATTGCTGTGAATCTTCAACACAACAATTGTTATTTATCAGTACTAATTATAAATACATGCTGATCTAAGTAATTTGGGGgtatttggttttggtttttgggggttttacaatttttatcattatttttatcatttttgaTTAGTGTGGCTTTGTAAGGATAGTATTGGATTACTGCATTAACCTGACTTGCTATGAAATTTTGGATTGCTCGGCACtaggaaaaattcaaattgcTGAAGGGAATCATGCTGCTCTTAGGCTAATGTGTCACTTGTGAAAATTTTcaaagttgttttgttttatttagaagACTTGATTCTGTTtaagtgctttattttttttttccctgtgaatgACATGTAAGGTGCCAAAGTAGCTGGGGCACTTggaatttgtttgttttagccCTGCAAAGGAAAGTTTTATAAGGAATTGCATTACTGTGAACTCAAAAGACTCAATCTGTACTTTGTCACTTTTGTATTGTAATTCTTGAGTTATCTTTTCTTGTAAGAAGTGAAGCAAATACTTCAACAAGATTTCAAGTAAGGAAAACAAACTGTGAACATTTTCAATTCAATTTTCACCAGGTTCCTGTGCCCTAGAATGGGAGGgtgtgacattaaaaaaatggggAGCTGATTCTGCCAGTTTTATATGAGCCCCAGGATTAAGGCTGTCATTTGAGCATTGATTTCTGGATTGAGTCTGTACAGCTGATcctctgttttcattaaaatgtccATAAGAAGCCTCATAGTGATCTGTGTGCTGCTTTAAATGACAGGAAGACTTTAGGAACTCAGGCAGGCCTGCAGTGGGCAGCCAGCAgttggcagcagcactgctggtgaGGTGGGGTGATGTGCCAGCTGCATTATTACTGTCAGCACCAAATGCTGTGGTGCTGAATGTCCCAGCCAGTTGGTCACATTGGGTTTCGGGGCACTCATAAGACAAGTTTCTAGGTAGAAAAATGTGCAGGTGTACCTTCTTTTTATGTAAAGACACAAGTGAAACTGTTCTGCCAAGTTCATCTTTTTGCCTAAAATAAagatctctgtgtgtgtgtgtgtgatgagGTTTTTGTAAGTTAAGGTTTAAATGGTATAACTTTAAACTCAATTGCTGCTGTTGTATGCATTTGATTAATTTACTTCTGCAGGTAGCATTTGCCTTTGTTAAATTCAGTGAATTGCAGGACTGTTATTGTTCTCAGCATTTGATAACAATTTTTCAGTGATGTGAGAAGGAGATGAAAAAGAATGGTAAGTTGGCACTCCTAACCTTGTCAGAGTTTTATAAAGCCAAGCCTAAAATCAATGGGGTTTCTGTTTCATTTGCACATTACATACACTGcaacttttaaatgtttttacaaactatataaagttaaaaatactattttttataAATGCAGTTACTTTTGTTTGCAATTTTCTGGTTATTTCACTAATTAAATTCAATCTTTTGAAAATAACACACTGCTAGCAGTGGCAGATGATTGAATGATCCAGTGGGATGGAATTGGCATCCTATGCTCAGCTGTTCAAACCCAGAATGAACAGATCTGACAACTGATTGTAAAGCAGGCCATAGGAAAATGGGCATTCTGGTTCATCTGTAATAGTGTTTAGTATTTAAACAGATCTTTACAAGTTTCAGTGGTTTCAGACATCAATATCTTGAACCCTATTTTACAGATATTCATAAATGTGGGCCTACACATAGGTAGTGATTTGATTTTTACCACTTGTATCAGTGTAATAGACGTGGATGGAGTTTAGATCATTTTACTCTGGTCCTCTACTCTCCTGTGAGACTCTAAGAGTattctttgaaatgctttttattatACCCTTAGAAATTGTAAACCAATTTTAATTACACTCTTAGCCTTCACTGTGGTATAAAAGGGGCATGTGTTATATGGATGCCAACAGAACTCAGGTCCCAGTAGTTCAGAGTTCTGTACAGACCAGTCCTAGCTTATGTCAAAccccactgctgctgagctcctcaGAAGCCTTATGCCACAGAGGAGGATGCTCTCAGTCATTACAATAAATTTAACTTCTAGAGGTTTTCAGATTACTGGAGTAGAACCAGAAGAAAGTTTAATTATGTTTGTTCTCTGTATCTTTATTTAACAGATTTGATGCTCTTGGAGGTCCTTGGAAGGTGGCAGGTTTTCAAAGTGGTAGCAGTAGGTTTGTAGACTGGTCTGAAACACATTTCACTGCTTGTAATGGAAGAACAGAAATGAGCTCAAGTGCTCATCTCATGTGAGTTTGGACTTCAGAGAATGAGGAAATGACCACTCCTGTTGTACACCCTGATACTTAACTACAGAGGGAAAATCAGCATGGCAGCCACAAAGGTTTTGGTGATGGTGTTTC
This Vidua chalybeata isolate OUT-0048 chromosome 11, bVidCha1 merged haplotype, whole genome shotgun sequence DNA region includes the following protein-coding sequences:
- the C11H19orf12 gene encoding protein C19orf12 homolog isoform X1; the protein is MPLKTFRPHGTPLPLHRIPESLWWEGSSESIQPNPPAQAGPPRAGDTGARLGFGDAGMPIRVDDVMTLLNHVATVKGMKAAVTCSGRGAMLTGASAFLGGMLGGPPGIAVGGAVGGLIGWITSGQFKSVPQILMELPAAEKQKLCAEAMAVVKNLDWTDAAQLIALVMSNSALTDKVLGVLTTYLTNELKAQLKYGE
- the C11H19orf12 gene encoding protein C19orf12 homolog isoform X2 — translated: MVSTMIGTATGFGDAGMPIRVDDVMTLLNHVATVKGMKAAVTCSGRGAMLTGASAFLGGMLGGPPGIAVGGAVGGLIGWITSGQFKSVPQILMELPAAEKQKLCAEAMAVVKNLDWTDAAQLIALVMSNSALTDKVLGVLTTYLTNELKAQLKYGE
- the C11H19orf12 gene encoding protein C19orf12 homolog isoform X3 — protein: MPIRVDDVMTLLNHVATVKGMKAAVTCSGRGAMLTGASAFLGGMLGGPPGIAVGGAVGGLIGWITSGQFKSVPQILMELPAAEKQKLCAEAMAVVKNLDWTDAAQLIALVMSNSALTDKVLGVLTTYLTNELKAQLKYGE